One genomic region from Henningerozyma blattae CBS 6284 chromosome 2, complete genome encodes:
- the ICE2 gene encoding Ice2p (similar to Saccharomyces cerevisiae ICE2 (YIL090W); ancestral locus Anc_2.293) has product MSQVLKNLGESTRFFFAGIYLLSVLMTVPIAFQLGGLQCGLAFTLTLFSSYFITTTLNAIARKLRWQRFIAWTNFLYYFQNFNIIGILHIFLSLFSHTELSISMSDENPSMETITSILKNNDTYPSKTISFIYKYFFYYAMPRWKFCLSYSTPLFALVEGFFTILAIQVIGETNIWLTTVKNSSIWIILSLIMSSSMVTTSIYYIYKIYVTPLWHLSNQVASLLSFTFSLVGGVAIYGIVSHRGSVVESSLFFAYIVCCIYEISPIMATTAMDDIFDTLKESWQIHQRNFFISDNLLIYYYNSLIKNVDEFIKLKIIKLTTKDNFSNKFNSLLFQCVKISKKSFKFILKLSKRFTLGIPSSIYELYSITLKMASESISPVILVNLCYRVLIFYAATRIIPALESRSNGFSNNNIKTKSNSKFMKVLYWYSPCILIAMYTNLILQYSGELKSEFKLWNNSNNNEVVVDSWRFWNWCNIFWTITLYGSELIGGRK; this is encoded by the coding sequence ATGTCACAAGTGCTTAAAAATCTTGGAGAAAGTACAAGATTCTTTTTTGCAGGCATATACTTACTATCGGTATTGATGACGGTTCCGATTGCCTTTCAACTTGGGGGACTTCAGTGTGGGCTTGCATTTACATTGACGTTATTTAGttcttattttattacaaCTACACTAAATGCAATAGCAAGAAAACTAAGATGGCAACGATTTATTGCTTGGACTAACtttctatattattttcaaaatttcaatataataGGCATTTTACATATATTcctttcattattttcacaTACTGAATTATCCATATCAATGAGTGATGAAAATCCTTCTATGGAGACAATTACTTctatattaaagaataatgaTACATATCCATCCAAGAcaatatcatttatttataaatatttcttttattatgcGATGCCTCGATGGAAATTTTGTCTTTCATATTCCACTCCCTTATTTGCTTTAGTGGAAGGGTTTTTCACAATCTTGGCTATTCAAGTTATTGGTGAAACAAATATATGGTTAACTACagttaaaaattcaagtaTATGGATTAtcttatcattaataatgtcAAGTAGTATGGTTACAAcatcaatatattatatctataaaatatatgtgACTCCACTTTGGCACCTTTCAAATCAAGTGGCTTCATTATTAAGTTttacattttcattagttGGAGGTGTAGCCATATATGGAATTGTAAGTCATCGTGGTTCAGTAGTGGAAAGTTCTTTATTCTTTGCATATATTGTATGTTGTATATATGAAATTTCTCCCATTATGGCTACTACTGCCATGGatgatatatttgataCATTAAAGGAAAGTTGGCAAATTCATCAAaggaatttttttatcagtgataatttattaatttattattataattctttaatcaAGAATGTAGATGagtttattaaattgaaaattattaaattaactACCAaggataatttttctaataaatttaattctcTATTATTCCAATGCGTTAAAATTTCCAagaaatcatttaaattcatattaaaattatccaaAAGATTTACATTAGGTATACCATCATCAATTTatgaattatattcaataaCATTAAAAATGGCATCTGAATCGATATCACCTGTAATTCTAGTAAATCTTTGCTATAgagtattaatattttatgcAGCCACTAGAATAATTCCTGCTTTAGAAAGTAGAAGTAATggattttctaataataatattaagaCTAAATCAAACAGCAAATTTATGAAAGTATTGTATTGGTATAGTCCATGTATTTTAATTGCCATGTATAccaatttaattttacaatattCAGGTGAATTGAAGAgtgaatttaaattgtgGAACAATTCCAACAATAATGAGGTAGTTGTTGATTCATGGAGATTTTGGAATTGGTGTAATATCTTTTGGACCATTACACTTTATGGAAGTGAATTAATTGGAGGTAGGAAATGA
- the SSN8 gene encoding cyclin-dependent protein serine/threonine kinase regulator SSN8 (similar to Saccharomyces cerevisiae SSN8 (YNL025C); ancestral locus Anc_2.294) produces MSGSYWTSTQRSKWQFTRQSLARERACLWNTELQQYPNGLNVIMDTPSKRDNNNNTTNSNGHQIYAKNIPIAARDLHWSKDYNLRIYSYFLIMKLGRRLNIRQCALATAQIYMARFLLKVSVREINLFLLVTTCVYLSCKVEECPQYIRTLVSEARSLWPEYIPPDPTKVTEFEFYLIEELDSYLIVHHPYNSMEEIIKCLKQEPYNLKLNNEDIQNCWSLINDSYIINEVHLLYSPHIIAVSCLFITICLRNVKSINNYNNMNSGVNEDSRNNTNSNMEINKKKQEIFNRFLAESQINLEEVMDTIQQTITLYEHWESYQEVWIKFLLHALYLRNPTKMN; encoded by the coding sequence ATGTCCGGTAGTTATTGGACATCTACCCAACGATCGAAATGGCAATTTACAAGACAATCGTTAGCTCGAGAACGAGCATGTCTTTGGAATACAGAATTACAACAATACCCTAATGGGTTGAATGTCATCATGGATACACCTTCCAAGAgggataataataacaatacgACAAATAGTAACGGACATCAAATATATGCCAAGAATATACCTATAGCAGCACGAGATTTACATTGGTCTAAGGATTATAATTTGAGGATTTAtagttattttttaataatgaaattggGACGTCGACTTAATATTCGTCAATGTGCATTAGCGACAGctcaaatatatatggCTCGATTTCTATTAAAAGTCTCTGTAAGAGAGatcaatttatttctattagtCACCACATGTGTTTATTTATCATGTAAAGTGGAAGAATGTCCTCAATATATCCGTACACTGGTTAGCGAAGCAAGATCTCTTTGGCCTGAATATATCCCACCTGATCCGACAAAAGTGACAGagtttgaattttatttgattgaaGAATTGGATAGTTATTTGATAGTTCATCATCCCTATAATTCTATGGAAGAGATCATCAAGTGTCTTAAACAAGAAccttataatttaaaattgaataatgaaGACATTCAAAATTGTTGGAGTCTGATCAATGATAGTTACATAATCAATGAAGTACATCTGTTATATTCACCTCATATCATTGCTGTGTCATGTCTTTTCATAACGATCTGTCTTCGTAATGTCAAgagtattaataattataataatatgaatagTGGGGTGAATGAAGATTCTCGTAATAATACGAATAGTAATATGGAGATTAATAAGAAGAAACAAGAAATCTTTAATCGATTCTTGGCTGAATCACAAATCAATTTGGAAGAAGTGATGGATACGATCCAGCAAACGATCACGTTATATGAACATTGGGAATCATACCAAGAAGTATGGATCAAGTTTCTTTTGCATGCATTATATTTACGAAACCCTactaaaatgaattaa
- the HHF2 gene encoding histone H4 (similar to Saccharomyces cerevisiae HHF2 (YNL030W); ancestral locus Anc_2.299), with the protein MSGRGKGGKGLGKGGAKRHRKILRDNIQGITKPAIRRLARRGGVKRISGLIYEEVRAVLKSFLESVIRDAVTYTEHAKRKTVTSLDVVYALKRQGRTLYGFGG; encoded by the coding sequence atGTCTGGTAGAGGTAAAGGTGGTAAAGGTTTGGGTAAAGGTGGTGCTAAACGTCACAGAAAGATTCTAAGAGATAACATCCAAGGTATCACCAAGCCAGCTATTAGAAGATTGGCCAGAAGAGGTGGTGTCAAGCGTATTTCTGGTTTGATCTACGAAGAAGTCAGAGCCGTTTTGAAATCTTTCTTGGAATCCGTTATCAGAGACGCCGTCACTTATACCGAGCACGCCAAGAGAAAGACCGTCACCTCTTTGGATGTCGTCTATGCTTTGAAGAGACAAGGTAGAACCTTATATGGTTTCGGTGGTTAA
- the KTR5 gene encoding putative mannosyltransferase (similar to Saccharomyces cerevisiae KTR7 (YIL085C) and KTR5 (YNL029C); ancestral locus Anc_2.300): MFRRKRIVRHIRYLIEEFMDNCGGTFVLVIVALVITGIVMKDTLSIEYNTYNQVTTYAGFDFPSKRDFPFHRGCLDVDEYLNDPEYTKMNASFVILTRNEEFEGVKRTMTSLEQHFNQWYNYPYVFLNDVEFTQEYKDKIMDLTNSTVEFGTIDELNWEFPEDVRNSFEFKQYIQDQNDRSVMYGGLESYHKMCRFYSGLFYKHPLVQKREWYWRIEPDVEFFCDLTYDPFYEMQRHNKKYGFTIVIPELYWTVPNLFRYTRSYINSNNLIVGSLWKLFTRSYKILDDEFVEEHSNEGLNDWINFEEEIDDKFSEMISVDHLIEFDPDDNDGIEYLVRKSKSKLPIVEDKFNDEEYNMCHFWSNFEIARVDVFDNDIYNGYFQYLEESGGFWKERWGDAPVHSLGLGMTLNLHDVHYFRDIGYRHSNLHHCPRNYEGDGNKYKGQLPYKHKEERFSRKVNSPDWQYDRSNEFGSGCRCRCPNKIDVEDSSYQCFEKWIGMIYFDKDEYNFELDGEWTGKVNGEKRFKQVKKDFLKYKQQEDSWANLGLKLGEAET, translated from the coding sequence ATGTTTAGAAGAAAACGAATAGTTAGACATATCAGATATTtgattgaagaatttatgGATAATTGTGGTGGGACTTTCGTCCTTGTAATCGTAGCATTGGTAATTACAGGGATTGTTATGAAAGATACATTAAGTATAGAATATAACACATATAATCAAGTAACTACATATGCAGGGTTTGATTTCCCCTCCAAAAGAGATTTCCCCTTCCATAGAGGATGTTTAGATGTGgatgaatatttgaatgatCCCGAATATACCAAGATGAATGCAAGTTTTGTCATATTGACCagaaatgaagaatttgaaggTGTTAAAAGAACCATGACTAGTCTTGAACAACATTTCAATCAATGGTATAATTATCCAtatgtatttttaaatgatgtGGAATTTACCCAAGAATATAAAGACAAGATTATGGATCTTACAAACTCTACAGTCGAATTTGGTACTATTGACGAATTGAATTGGGAATTTCCTGAAGATGTCCGTAATTCCtttgaatttaaacaaTACATTCAAGATCAAAATGATCGTTCAGTGATGTACGGTGGGTTGGAATCATATCACAAGATGTGTCGATTTTATTCTGGATTATTTTATAAGCATCCCTTAGTACAAAAACGTGAATGGTATTGGAGAATTGAACCCGATGTGGAATTTTTCTGTGATTTAACATATGATCCATTTTATGAAATGCAACGACataataagaaatatgGATTTACCATTGTAATTCCTGAATTATATTGGACTGTCCCCAATTTGTTCCGATATACTAGATCCTATatcaattctaataatttgattgtGGGATCGTTATGGAAACTATTCACAAGGTCGTACAAGATCTTGGATGACGAATTTGTGGAGGAGCATAGTAATGAAGGATTAAACGATTGGATcaattttgaagaagagATTGATGATAAGTTTAGTGAGATGATTTCAGTGGACCATCTTATTGAGTTTGATcctgatgataatgatggGATTGAATATTTAGTACGCAAGTCTAAATCTAAATTACCGATTGTGGAGGATAAATTcaatgatgaagaatataACATGTGCCATTTTTGGAGTAATTTTGAAATCGCTAGAGTGGATgtatttgataatgatatttataatggatatttccaatatttGGAAGAAAGCGGAGGGTTTTGGAAAGAAAGATGGGGGGATGCACCTGTGCATTCGTTAGGGTTAGGCATGACATTAAATTTGCATGATGTTCATTATTTCCGAGATATTGGATATAGACATTCTAATCTACATCATTGCCCTAGAAATTATGAAGGGGATGGTAACAAGTATAAAGGTCAATTACCTTACAAGCATAAAGAAGAGAGATTCTCCAGAAAAGTGAATAGCCCCGATTGGCAATACGATCGATCCAACGAGTTTGGTAGTGGGTGTCGATGCCGCTGCCCTAACAAGATTGATGTGGAGGATTCTTCGTATCaatgttttgaaaaatggatcgggatgatttattttgataaagatgaatataatttcGAATTGGATGGGGAATGGACGGGGAAAGTGAATGGTGAGAAACGATTTAAACAAGTCAAGAAggattttttgaaatacaAGCAACAAGAAGATTCTTGGGCGAATCTGGGGCTTAAGCTCGGCGAGGCCGAGACGTAA
- the HHT2 gene encoding histone H3 (similar to Saccharomyces cerevisiae HHT2 (YNL031C); ancestral locus Anc_2.298) → MARTKQTARKSTGGKAPRKQLASKAARKSAPSTGGVKKPHRYKPGTVALREIRRFQKSTELLIRKLPFQRLVREIAQDFKTDLRFQSSAIGALQESVEAYLVSLFEDTNLAAIHAKRVTIQKKDIKLARRLRGERS, encoded by the coding sequence ATGGCTAGAACCAAACAAACAGCTAGAAAGTCTACTGGTGGTAAAGCACCAAGAAAGCAATTAGCCTCCAAGGCTGCCAGAAAATCTGCTCCATCTACCGGTGGTGTCAAGAAGCCTCACAGATATAAGCCAGGTACTGTTGCCTTGAGagaaattagaagattCCAAAAATCTACTGAATTGCTTATCAGAAAATTACCTTTCCAAAGATTGGTCCGTGAAATTGCTCAAGATTTCAAGACTGATTTGAGATTCCAATCTTCTGCTATCGGTGCCTTGCAAGAATCTGTTGAAGCTTACTTAGTTTCCTTATTCGAAGATACCAACTTGGCCGCCATCCACGCCAAGAGAGTCACTATCCAAAAGAAGGATATCAAATTGGCTAGAAGATTAAGAGGTGAAAGATCTTAG